In the Gemmatimonadota bacterium genome, one interval contains:
- a CDS encoding chondroitinase family polysaccharide lyase — protein MNGDNNTKNQVLDIFDYLYDQGWAEGSGIGSLHHQFLRLAGYSHAVYLMRDALESKGALARELATLKWHSMFGELYEDSEVLGANADFLRSVAMYRLLCILMMDDTPEKVVTMRRYVAWLNNALDIAPGWLDTIKPDFVGFHHRGIYANAYAPNAFHVASVLVYLLHDTPFAVADDKRDNLKQALLTFRAMANTYDISPAIGGRFPNNTTVNDANLPAYMYVALSYPSVNAELAGAFMQLWKPQSQLLREGLFEQASAGIMYLHTPGAMQMIVDFAEAGHAPEAAPSGHWTLPYGALSIHRRGDWMVSMKGWSKYVWDFESSGSENSLGRYLSYGSMLIYASGDPVGREASGIVRDGWDWSMWPGTTAIRLSHAELNNRTRDRNFSDETFVGGVNIEGQNGVFALKLHDTEYNTSFRAFKTVFCFDDVLVCLGSGIKSDDSGHRTVTPLFQVAISEDRPTWVNGTGVLAIPYTFSGTTGQTAWVMDASGNGYVIPDGGDLRVRRQVQTPGDFGRDSGGTGTFELAYLDHGSAPQAKKYEYAVLVQSSSGKVHAFANAPEYEVWQQNHMAHIVHHRDLKTTGYALFNTNASPNKGQIVSVSLPILAMTREVEDGLLLSVADPDFGWSWTIQDPHRQDGTLIVNQSSMPRTVDVTLRGKWRLDDGMYDLAIATVQSDQTVVAFTCQDGKSVEVKLIGTGASLASLDFDGDNMVGSTDFLLFVSRFGLSEGDTGFDTKYDLDGNGTVGFNDFLIFAEGFGRSVSGKPVAFRNGGGERLGS, from the coding sequence TTGAATGGTGACAACAATACCAAAAATCAAGTGCTGGATATTTTTGATTATCTCTATGATCAGGGATGGGCAGAAGGTAGTGGTATAGGCTCGCTGCATCACCAATTTCTGCGCCTTGCGGGGTATTCCCATGCCGTGTATTTGATGCGGGATGCTTTGGAGAGCAAAGGGGCGTTGGCGCGGGAATTGGCGACCCTGAAATGGCACAGTATGTTTGGCGAGTTGTATGAGGATTCTGAGGTGCTGGGCGCGAATGCGGATTTTTTGCGTTCGGTGGCGATGTATCGCTTGTTGTGCATTTTGATGATGGACGATACGCCTGAAAAGGTCGTTACTATGCGCCGCTATGTCGCCTGGTTGAATAATGCGCTGGATATTGCGCCCGGGTGGCTGGATACGATTAAGCCGGATTTTGTGGGTTTTCACCATCGGGGCATCTATGCCAATGCGTATGCGCCAAATGCTTTTCATGTGGCTTCTGTGCTGGTATATTTGTTGCACGATACGCCTTTTGCGGTTGCAGATGATAAGCGCGATAATTTGAAGCAGGCGCTGTTGACGTTCAGGGCTATGGCGAATACGTATGATATTTCGCCAGCTATCGGTGGTCGCTTTCCAAATAATACAACGGTAAACGACGCAAATTTGCCGGCATATATGTATGTGGCTTTGAGCTATCCCTCGGTGAATGCAGAACTGGCTGGCGCGTTTATGCAGCTTTGGAAACCTCAATCGCAGTTATTGCGAGAAGGTCTGTTCGAACAGGCATCTGCAGGGATCATGTATTTGCACACGCCGGGTGCGATGCAAATGATAGTGGATTTTGCAGAGGCAGGGCACGCACCCGAGGCAGCGCCATCTGGGCACTGGACATTGCCTTATGGCGCGCTGTCTATTCATCGACGTGGAGACTGGATGGTGAGTATGAAAGGATGGAGCAAGTACGTGTGGGATTTTGAATCGTCGGGTAGTGAAAATTCGCTCGGTCGTTATTTGAGCTATGGTTCGATGCTGATTTACGCCAGTGGCGACCCGGTTGGCCGGGAGGCGAGCGGGATTGTTCGGGATGGGTGGGATTGGAGTATGTGGCCCGGTACGACGGCGATTCGCCTGAGCCACGCAGAGCTTAACAACAGGACTCGTGATCGCAATTTTTCGGATGAGACTTTTGTGGGTGGGGTGAACATAGAAGGACAAAACGGCGTGTTCGCGCTGAAGTTGCACGATACAGAATACAATACGAGTTTTCGAGCGTTTAAGACGGTGTTTTGTTTTGACGATGTACTGGTTTGCCTGGGATCGGGTATTAAGAGTGATGATAGTGGACATAGAACTGTGACGCCATTATTTCAAGTAGCTATATCCGAGGACCGCCCCACATGGGTCAATGGGACAGGCGTGCTGGCGATTCCCTATACATTTTCGGGGACAACGGGGCAGACCGCATGGGTGATGGACGCCTCGGGTAATGGCTATGTGATTCCAGATGGAGGCGACTTGCGGGTGCGTCGTCAGGTGCAAACCCCTGGAGATTTTGGCAGGGATAGCGGTGGTACAGGAACTTTTGAATTGGCGTATCTGGATCACGGTAGTGCGCCTCAGGCGAAAAAGTATGAATATGCTGTGCTGGTGCAAAGCTCGTCCGGCAAGGTACACGCGTTTGCCAATGCACCCGAATATGAGGTCTGGCAGCAAAATCATATGGCACACATCGTACATCATCGGGATTTGAAAACCACGGGTTACGCGCTGTTTAACACGAATGCAAGTCCCAATAAAGGTCAGATTGTATCTGTGTCTTTGCCGATTTTGGCGATGACTCGCGAAGTGGAGGATGGCTTATTGCTTTCGGTTGCGGATCCGGATTTTGGGTGGAGTTGGACTATTCAGGATCCGCACCGGCAAGATGGCACGTTGATTGTCAATCAGTCGAGTATGCCCCGCACAGTGGATGTGACGTTGCGAGGAAAATGGCGTTTGGATGATGGCATGTATGATCTCGCGATCGCAACAGTTCAATCCGACCAGACGGTTGTGGCGTTTACGTGTCAGGATGGCAAAAGCGTAGAAGTGAAACTAATCGGGACAGGTGCCAGTCTTGCAAGCCTGGATTTTGATGGGGATAATATGGTTGGGAGCACAGATTTTTTGCTATTTGTCAGCCGCTTTGGGCTGTCGGAGGGTGATACGGGTTTTGACACAAAATACGATCTGGATGGCAATGGCACAGTGGGGTTCAACGACTTTCTGATTTTTGCAGAGGGATTTGGCAGATCGGTAAGTGGAAAACCCGTGGCTTTCCGAAATGGTGGAGGAGAAAGATTGGGGTCGTGA
- a CDS encoding DUF1961 family protein, whose protein sequence is MDNFEFGELIYDNPLSSASDIEGFRMEGDAEVTFPNGRMRMENRRDPGEGQAANFVFWCPEDFPADIAVTWDFWPVREPGLCILFFSALGRGGEDIFDPSLAPRAGEYRQYHSSDINALHVSYFRRKALKERAFQVCNLRKSYGFHMVCQGADPLPSVVDARPPYPITLIKCGAEVVFYIRDLKIFHWVDDGQTYGPLLGGGKIGFRQMAPLIGEYANLKVHKVSAQV, encoded by the coding sequence ATGGATAATTTTGAGTTTGGCGAATTGATTTATGACAATCCGCTGTCTTCCGCATCAGATATTGAAGGGTTTCGGATGGAGGGAGATGCCGAAGTGACCTTTCCAAATGGTCGCATGCGAATGGAGAATCGCCGCGATCCCGGGGAAGGACAGGCAGCAAATTTTGTTTTCTGGTGTCCCGAAGATTTTCCAGCGGATATTGCCGTGACATGGGATTTTTGGCCGGTGCGCGAGCCGGGGTTGTGCATTCTGTTTTTTTCTGCTCTGGGACGAGGGGGTGAAGATATATTTGATCCGTCATTGGCGCCGCGGGCTGGGGAATACAGGCAGTATCACAGCAGCGATATCAATGCGTTGCACGTGTCTTATTTTCGGCGGAAGGCACTCAAAGAACGCGCGTTTCAAGTTTGCAATTTGCGCAAGAGTTATGGTTTTCACATGGTCTGTCAGGGGGCGGATCCCCTGCCTTCTGTTGTCGATGCCAGACCACCCTACCCGATTACGCTGATCAAATGCGGTGCAGAGGTTGTTTTTTATATCCGCGATTTAAAGATTTTTCACTGGGTTGATGATGGTCAGACGTATGGACCTTTGCTGGGCGGTGGCAAGATCGGTTTTCGGCAGATGGCGCCTTTGATTGGCGAATACGCGAATTTGAAGGTGCATAAGGTCAGTGCTCAGGTGTAA
- a CDS encoding DUF4955 domain-containing protein produces MSRLLHVRSIYALSFAIILIALLSHPLSLAAEPSPDFDGSGIVDFPDFLLFVGAFGSQKGEEKYEVRYDLTGDGAIGFDDFLIFASSFGKAVNQVPVFSFASPVIRSVDENTPADTPIGEPISATDADNHVLTYSLGGSDASAFTIVPGNGQLLTREGVSYDYEIRRVYSVTVNVRDDHGGTDSISVRISVRSPQTSSTYRQFVEAKENGTEPILPDFSYAGYHHFNKPVPRSNEIMAPIYDVTTYGAIPDDDQSDQVAITAAIADAEQNGSGIIFFPPGEFLVNTDADTTEAGEFTTILIRSSNIVLRGSGSRTGGTVIRQVNSMYKKFLSSGGGWPAMFRFRYRGNPRKSTSVTEDATRETFWVAVANASLFNVGEWVTLKMESKAAIADFMGGFMPSPNWEISKRGVIVDETHRIAEIQNNRMRFHEPLHANVNSSYGWEIHEYRFLEEVGVEDISFHGSWTGDFLHHKNYIHDYSWYLLQFTGCVNSWVRRVSFINTSIALGINGSAMSVYHVTLAGNKGHFAFLGSTDHSWIGLSEDLAGHQHGPNIQGPRSGNVYYRYNYPASLDFHAQRSGEPIATLFDRANGGNLSGSSGVCSRNCPHHLGHFVAWNFHQGPASQHYDFWRQSGRVVIKPIIVGFHGNTATFNENTVQLNESQGSAVEPESLFDAQLELRLGAIPDWLKALRTKWETIRNTPLPNFLPPDRTPPTLIGMTLETEEISAGSYTGELKLIYNEKLNPATEVPSDAYAVSIQGVQGAITIEGVRPQRENYLANDRNTVTIDLSWTGQAGATFTAQDVMLTYTPPHHESDRDNKRVEDYGGIPAGNLTNYQATR; encoded by the coding sequence ATGTCCAGGCTGCTTCACGTGCGATCAATATATGCTTTGAGTTTTGCAATTATACTCATCGCTCTGTTGAGTCATCCCTTATCTCTCGCTGCGGAACCTTCTCCCGATTTTGACGGGAGTGGGATTGTCGATTTTCCCGACTTTTTGCTGTTTGTAGGGGCATTTGGGTCTCAGAAGGGTGAAGAGAAGTATGAGGTAAGATACGATCTAACTGGCGATGGCGCGATTGGATTTGACGATTTTCTGATCTTTGCCAGTAGCTTTGGCAAAGCGGTAAATCAGGTGCCGGTATTCTCCTTCGCGTCTCCTGTTATACGCTCAGTGGATGAGAACACCCCGGCAGACACGCCTATCGGCGAACCTATTTCTGCTACCGATGCCGATAATCACGTCCTCACATACAGCCTGGGAGGATCGGATGCGAGTGCCTTCACAATTGTCCCGGGCAATGGTCAACTTCTGACACGGGAAGGGGTCTCTTACGATTACGAAATCAGGCGTGTTTACTCGGTGACGGTGAACGTACGCGATGATCATGGAGGTACCGACAGCATCTCGGTGAGGATCAGTGTCCGTTCCCCACAGACCTCGAGTACCTATCGCCAATTTGTGGAGGCCAAAGAGAATGGTACCGAACCTATCCTACCCGATTTTTCCTACGCGGGCTATCACCACTTCAACAAACCCGTTCCCCGCAGCAATGAAATTATGGCGCCGATATATGATGTCACAACTTATGGTGCCATCCCCGATGATGACCAGTCTGACCAGGTCGCTATTACGGCTGCTATTGCTGATGCGGAGCAGAACGGTAGCGGCATTATCTTCTTTCCACCAGGTGAATTTCTCGTCAATACCGATGCCGATACAACCGAAGCGGGTGAGTTCACAACCATCTTGATTCGCAGCAGCAATATCGTCCTCAGAGGAAGCGGCAGCCGAACCGGAGGCACAGTCATCCGGCAGGTGAACAGCATGTACAAAAAATTCTTGAGTTCTGGTGGGGGTTGGCCTGCCATGTTTCGGTTCAGGTATAGGGGCAACCCGAGAAAAAGCACCTCTGTTACAGAAGATGCTACCCGCGAAACCTTTTGGGTCGCAGTCGCAAATGCTTCCCTATTCAATGTGGGTGAGTGGGTTACGCTGAAGATGGAAAGCAAGGCGGCAATCGCTGATTTTATGGGCGGGTTCATGCCAAGTCCCAATTGGGAAATTAGTAAAAGGGGGGTTATCGTGGATGAAACGCACCGCATTGCTGAAATCCAAAACAACAGGATGCGCTTTCATGAACCCCTGCACGCCAATGTCAACAGCAGCTATGGTTGGGAGATACACGAATATCGGTTCCTTGAGGAAGTTGGCGTTGAAGACATCAGTTTTCATGGATCGTGGACAGGTGATTTTCTCCATCATAAGAATTATATTCACGATTATAGCTGGTATTTGCTCCAATTCACTGGCTGTGTCAATTCATGGGTTCGGCGCGTTTCGTTTATCAACACCAGTATCGCACTGGGCATTAATGGATCAGCCATGTCGGTTTATCACGTCACATTGGCGGGAAATAAGGGTCATTTTGCTTTCTTGGGGAGCACGGATCACTCGTGGATCGGTCTTTCAGAAGACCTCGCAGGGCATCAACACGGTCCAAATATACAGGGTCCACGCTCCGGAAATGTGTATTATCGTTATAATTATCCCGCATCACTTGATTTTCACGCTCAAAGAAGTGGAGAACCTATTGCTACCCTGTTTGATCGCGCCAATGGTGGCAACCTGAGTGGCAGTAGTGGTGTCTGCTCACGGAATTGCCCTCATCACCTCGGACATTTTGTGGCCTGGAATTTTCATCAGGGACCAGCGTCGCAACATTACGATTTTTGGCGTCAGAGTGGCCGTGTCGTGATAAAACCCATCATCGTCGGATTTCACGGCAATACGGCCACCTTTAATGAAAACACTGTCCAGCTTAACGAATCCCAGGGCAGTGCGGTTGAGCCAGAATCGCTTTTCGATGCACAACTCGAACTGCGGCTCGGCGCCATTCCGGATTGGCTCAAAGCCCTTCGCACGAAATGGGAAACGATTCGCAACACGCCACTGCCAAATTTTCTGCCACCAGATCGAACACCGCCAACGCTGATAGGAATGACGCTGGAAACAGAGGAGATAAGCGCAGGCTCTTATACTGGGGAACTAAAGTTGATCTACAACGAGAAACTGAACCCGGCCACAGAGGTCCCCTCTGACGCCTACGCGGTCTCGATACAGGGTGTGCAGGGTGCGATAACCATCGAAGGCGTCCGTCCTCAAAGAGAAAATTACCTCGCCAATGACAGGAACACGGTGACAATAGACCTGAGTTGGACGGGTCAAGCAGGGGCGACCTTCACGGCTCAAGATGTGATGTTAACCTACACGCCTCCACATCACGAGAGTGACCGGGACAACAAACGGGTGGAGGATTATGGGGGCATACCCGCGGGCAACTTGACAAACTATCAGGCGACCCGTTGA
- a CDS encoding right-handed parallel beta-helix repeat-containing protein has translation MSDFSTNRPMTERWEMVLTVGQGEGDLQGGDDRVLQAGADYLHRLGGGVLQILPGIYTMRNALYLHPNLTVRGSGSATVLRKAAGVVTPLVRDSDWYEARVEVEDARGFGVGCGVMLRSYGKSGMTVVKDTVTAIEGTVISLSKRVYKNMWLDERATLATIFPILTAEEGVCDVTVENIVLDGNKEENEEINGNYSGAVFLQRCHRYTFRNVTARNYNGDGFSFQVCDDFVFENCVSENNANLGFHPGSGSQRPRFHACRSTGNSQGIFFCWGVSDGIAEDCACLDNRDFGISIGHRDTDNRIVNCEIADNHKVGILFRTPLSEFRGAHRNAIHSCVIRDNGFAENGYGIEIRGTTYDVEIRDNRIEDSGGEKQKVGIAIEREARRTVIEGNTFVNMGADVVHACAAE, from the coding sequence ATGTCGGATTTTTCTACTAATCGGCCTATGACAGAGCGGTGGGAGATGGTGTTGACGGTGGGTCAGGGCGAGGGGGATTTGCAGGGGGGCGATGATCGGGTTTTACAGGCTGGTGCGGATTATTTGCACCGCCTGGGTGGCGGTGTTTTGCAGATTTTGCCGGGGATATATACGATGCGGAACGCGCTTTATCTGCATCCAAATTTGACTGTGCGCGGGTCGGGTAGTGCAACGGTGTTGAGGAAGGCTGCGGGGGTTGTGACGCCTCTGGTGCGGGATTCCGATTGGTATGAGGCGCGGGTCGAGGTGGAAGACGCGCGTGGATTTGGCGTGGGATGTGGGGTGATGTTGCGGTCTTATGGCAAGTCCGGGATGACGGTGGTAAAAGATACAGTGACGGCGATTGAGGGGACGGTGATTTCGCTTAGTAAGCGCGTGTACAAAAATATGTGGCTGGATGAACGGGCGACGTTGGCGACGATTTTCCCCATTTTGACGGCGGAGGAGGGGGTTTGCGATGTGACTGTTGAGAATATCGTTCTGGATGGGAACAAAGAGGAGAATGAAGAGATCAATGGGAATTATTCGGGTGCGGTGTTTTTGCAGCGTTGCCACCGCTATACGTTTCGGAATGTGACGGCGCGCAATTACAATGGAGATGGGTTCAGTTTTCAGGTTTGCGATGATTTTGTTTTTGAAAATTGTGTGTCGGAGAACAATGCCAATCTGGGGTTTCATCCAGGGAGTGGATCGCAGCGACCGCGGTTTCACGCTTGTCGGTCAACGGGCAATAGTCAGGGTATTTTCTTTTGCTGGGGTGTGTCGGATGGCATCGCCGAGGATTGCGCGTGTTTGGACAATCGGGATTTTGGTATTTCAATTGGGCATAGAGATACGGATAACCGGATTGTCAATTGCGAGATTGCGGATAATCACAAGGTGGGCATTTTGTTCCGGACGCCGTTATCCGAGTTTAGAGGGGCGCACAGAAATGCGATTCATTCGTGTGTGATCCGCGATAATGGTTTTGCCGAGAATGGGTATGGGATTGAGATCCGCGGTACGACGTATGATGTAGAGATTCGGGATAATCGGATTGAGGATTCGGGAGGAGAAAAGCAGAAGGTGGGGATTGCGATCGAGCGCGAAGCGCGCAGAACGGTGATTGAGGGGAATACTTTTGTCAATATGGGGGCGGATGTTGTGCATGCGTGCGCGGCAGAGTAA
- a CDS encoding SDR family NAD(P)-dependent oxidoreductase, translating to MQLKDKIAIVVGAGQSAGETIGNGRATAIRFARAGAQVLLVDKDIASAEETARMIAQEKGRASVLGADITIEDDCRAIAETCVQRYGRIDILHNNVGTLRGDGGSVDLSGEDWQRLMDINLKGLFLTCKFVLPIMRAQGSGVIVNISSTAAVCFRPRTLAYKIAKAGINALTQNLALENAPYGVRVNAILPGLMDTPMAIESRVQDQGVNRDALREERAAQVPLEQKMGSAWDVAAAAVFLASDEAKYITGVLLPVDGGLSARVG from the coding sequence ATGCAGCTTAAAGATAAAATAGCGATTGTCGTTGGGGCAGGGCAGTCGGCGGGCGAGACCATTGGCAATGGTCGGGCGACGGCTATTCGCTTTGCCAGAGCGGGCGCGCAGGTGCTTCTGGTGGATAAGGATATCGCGTCTGCGGAAGAGACTGCGCGGATGATTGCACAAGAGAAGGGGCGTGCGTCGGTGCTCGGCGCAGATATTACGATTGAAGATGATTGTCGGGCTATTGCCGAGACCTGTGTCCAGCGCTATGGGCGTATCGATATCTTGCACAATAATGTCGGCACGCTGAGGGGAGACGGTGGTTCTGTTGACCTGAGTGGCGAAGACTGGCAGCGACTTATGGATATCAATCTCAAAGGGCTATTTCTGACCTGTAAATTTGTGCTTCCCATTATGCGTGCGCAGGGCAGCGGCGTTATTGTCAATATTTCTTCTACGGCGGCTGTGTGTTTTCGCCCCAGGACGCTTGCGTACAAAATCGCCAAGGCGGGGATCAATGCGCTTACGCAGAATCTCGCGCTTGAAAATGCGCCGTATGGTGTGCGCGTGAATGCGATTTTGCCCGGTCTGATGGATACGCCGATGGCGATTGAGTCCCGCGTTCAAGATCAGGGTGTCAACCGGGATGCGCTTCGTGAGGAACGCGCTGCACAGGTGCCTCTTGAACAAAAGATGGGGTCGGCGTGGGATGTGGCTGCTGCCGCGGTGTTCCTCGCTTCGGATGAGGCGAAGTATATTACGGGCGTTTTACTCCCGGTGGATGGGGGGTTGAGCGCGCGTGTGGGGTGA
- a CDS encoding amidohydrolase, whose translation MSIPILDTHQHLIYPGKYPYSWTNDLAPLKGNAFHIEDYLTLTKDSGITRTIFMEASPDDPHWHDETQFVYELSEQPNAIIEGVIANCRPESPSDFEAYIESVQHPKLVGFRRILHTMPDDLSQSDHFATNIRLLEKYNLTFDLCFRADQLPIARNLAQKCPDVQFILDHCGVPDIANSETDPWRDHIAQIAALPNVACKISGVLAYCAEGNASTEAVRPYVEHCIASFGWNRVVWGSDWPVCNTRSDIQTWVQISREIVANADVADQEKLFHKNAERIYLKK comes from the coding sequence ATGAGCATCCCCATCTTAGACACCCATCAACACCTCATCTACCCGGGCAAATACCCCTATTCGTGGACCAATGACCTCGCGCCACTCAAAGGCAATGCTTTCCACATCGAAGACTATTTGACCCTCACAAAAGACAGCGGCATCACGCGCACCATCTTCATGGAAGCCTCGCCCGATGACCCCCACTGGCATGACGAAACGCAATTTGTTTATGAACTATCCGAACAACCCAATGCCATAATCGAAGGCGTCATCGCCAACTGCCGTCCCGAATCTCCCTCTGACTTTGAAGCCTATATCGAATCTGTCCAACACCCGAAACTCGTCGGCTTTCGCCGCATCCTGCACACCATGCCCGACGACCTCTCCCAATCGGACCACTTTGCAACAAACATCCGCCTCCTCGAAAAATACAACCTCACCTTCGACCTCTGCTTCCGCGCCGACCAACTCCCCATCGCCCGCAACCTCGCGCAAAAATGTCCGGATGTCCAATTCATCCTCGACCACTGCGGCGTACCGGATATTGCAAACAGCGAGACAGATCCCTGGCGCGACCACATCGCGCAAATAGCCGCCCTACCCAATGTCGCCTGCAAAATCTCGGGCGTCCTCGCCTATTGCGCCGAGGGAAATGCCTCCACCGAAGCGGTACGCCCTTATGTCGAACACTGCATCGCCAGCTTCGGCTGGAACCGCGTGGTATGGGGCAGCGACTGGCCCGTTTGCAACACGCGGTCCGATATCCAAACCTGGGTTCAAATATCGCGCGAAATCGTCGCCAACGCCGACGTGGCGGATCAGGAAAAACTCTTCCACAAAAACGCAGAACGCATATATCTCAAAAAATAA
- a CDS encoding Gfo/Idh/MocA family oxidoreductase has protein sequence MSNDNIIRVAIGGQGRSGYNIHAKQLSQMPDKFKIVAVADQLPERRRDAREQFGAEAYEDWQDMIKAGGFDLFVNALHQPLHPVASIAALKAGSHVVCEKPTCKTVAQFDDIVQTATDNNRVFAPFQNNRLQPYFDKIQEIINSGVLGKIVYIRSSWGGFSRRWDWQTRQENWGGGLLNTGPHPVDQALCLFGFDRTPSVFARMDCNNPFDGDADDHCTVTLYDPERQAPQIDIVVSNYLHYPQNDTYTINGTYGGLTGGSSALKWRYFDPEKAPKHDMWTWSVNRQYTREELDWTEETWTLEEEKKSNTPSVSLESGPERFYNNIYDVFKNSGELLIPPAQVRKQIAVIEESHRQNPLPKK, from the coding sequence ATGTCCAACGACAACATCATTCGCGTCGCCATCGGTGGTCAGGGGCGCAGTGGATACAACATCCACGCCAAACAATTGAGCCAGATGCCCGACAAATTCAAAATTGTAGCCGTAGCCGATCAATTGCCCGAGCGCAGGCGCGATGCCCGTGAACAATTTGGAGCCGAAGCTTATGAAGACTGGCAAGACATGATCAAAGCAGGTGGATTTGATCTCTTTGTCAATGCCCTGCACCAACCCCTGCACCCCGTCGCCAGCATTGCCGCTCTCAAAGCGGGTTCCCATGTCGTATGCGAAAAACCCACCTGCAAAACCGTGGCGCAATTCGACGACATCGTTCAGACAGCCACAGACAACAACCGCGTCTTTGCCCCCTTCCAAAACAACCGGTTGCAGCCCTACTTTGACAAAATACAGGAAATCATCAACTCCGGCGTTTTGGGCAAAATTGTGTACATCCGATCCTCCTGGGGCGGTTTTTCGCGGCGCTGGGACTGGCAAACCCGTCAGGAAAACTGGGGCGGTGGCCTGCTCAACACAGGACCCCATCCCGTCGATCAAGCCCTCTGCCTCTTCGGCTTTGACCGCACCCCCAGCGTCTTTGCCCGAATGGACTGCAACAACCCCTTTGATGGCGATGCCGACGATCACTGCACCGTCACATTGTACGACCCCGAACGGCAGGCACCTCAAATCGACATCGTCGTGAGCAATTACCTCCATTATCCGCAAAACGACACCTACACCATTAACGGCACTTACGGCGGTCTCACAGGGGGATCATCAGCACTCAAATGGCGTTATTTTGATCCCGAAAAAGCACCCAAACACGACATGTGGACCTGGTCGGTAAACCGACAGTACACCCGCGAAGAACTCGACTGGACCGAAGAAACGTGGACACTCGAAGAAGAAAAGAAAAGCAACACCCCCTCAGTCTCACTCGAAAGCGGTCCCGAACGCTTCTACAACAACATCTACGACGTCTTCAAAAACAGCGGCGAACTCCTCATCCCCCCCGCGCAAGTACGCAAACAAATCGCCGTCATAGAAGAATCCCATCGACAAAACCCACTTCCAAAAAAATAA
- a CDS encoding tetratricopeptide repeat protein: MQYILLALIVSLIIFTKLGCAAARQSTYEQNSGPPTAKSDEPAQPAADLLTSGRNILQQGINENNLDAMYAARATFERALTDKNLSAWSHYYIALTDYRIANYLLAQGKKDKDRASKHLKEAAEHLEGVTRKEAPGEDAKTIAAEVYALLSSVYGRQISLSGIKGMFLGPKSGNLLKKAEQLAPDNPRVVLSAAISAFNTPKMWGGSKERALEGFQRAAELFAREKPINPIHPVWGHSETYAWLGIAYMDRDEKDPARAAFEKALEIDPDNGWVKYELLPKVSE; encoded by the coding sequence ATGCAATACATTTTACTCGCACTCATCGTCTCCCTCATCATCTTCACCAAACTCGGATGTGCGGCTGCGCGGCAATCAACCTATGAGCAAAATTCCGGTCCGCCGACTGCCAAATCTGACGAACCCGCACAACCCGCCGCCGATCTCCTCACCAGCGGCAGAAATATCCTTCAACAGGGTATAAACGAGAACAATCTCGACGCCATGTACGCCGCCCGGGCGACATTCGAACGCGCCCTCACCGATAAGAACCTCTCCGCATGGAGCCATTACTACATCGCCCTCACCGACTACCGCATCGCCAACTATCTCTTAGCTCAAGGCAAAAAGGACAAAGACCGGGCCTCTAAACACCTCAAAGAAGCGGCTGAGCATCTGGAAGGAGTCACCCGAAAAGAAGCCCCTGGAGAAGATGCCAAAACGATCGCTGCCGAAGTCTATGCACTGCTATCAAGCGTGTACGGACGGCAAATCAGCCTGAGTGGAATCAAAGGCATGTTCCTCGGACCTAAATCCGGCAATCTCCTAAAAAAAGCCGAACAACTCGCACCCGACAATCCGCGCGTAGTCCTGAGCGCGGCCATCAGTGCTTTTAACACACCTAAAATGTGGGGTGGGAGCAAAGAACGGGCACTGGAAGGTTTCCAACGCGCCGCAGAACTCTTTGCCCGAGAAAAACCGATCAATCCCATCCATCCCGTTTGGGGACACAGCGAGACCTATGCCTGGCTGGGCATCGCGTATATGGACCGGGATGAGAAAGATCCAGCGCGAGCGGCTTTTGAAAAAGCGCTCGAAATTGATCCAGATAATGGCTGGGTCAAATACGAACTATTGCCCAAGGTATCAGAATAG